A single region of the Dryobates pubescens isolate bDryPub1 chromosome 11, bDryPub1.pri, whole genome shotgun sequence genome encodes:
- the RGS13 gene encoding regulator of G-protein signaling 13, with protein MSPSTCWLCRIFRAEENGISSRLSLEDVLEWSQSFDKLITSKYGPVIYKRYLKTEHSDENIDFWLACEAYKKITSQRKRTAKARKLFTSYIQPQAPKEVNIDSPVRRVIVRNMKEPTETCFDEAQKIIYMHMERDSYPRFLESEFYQTLKHSLQNNDNNSAAGERG; from the exons ATGAGTCCAAGTACTTGCTGGCTTTGCAGGATattcagagcagaggaaaatggGATCAGTTCTAG gTTGTCTTTGGAGGACGTGCTAGAATGGTCCCAGTCTTTTGACAAGCTGATTACAAGTAAAT ATGGGCCTGTGATCTACAAGAGGTACTTGAAGACAGAGCACAGTGATGAAAACATAGACTTCTGGCTCGCTTGTGAAGCTTATAAGAAGATCACATCACAGAGGAAAAGAACTGCCAAGGCCAGGAAGCTTTTCACAAGCTACATCCAACCCCAGGCTCCCAAGGAG GTTAACATtgacagtcctgtgaggagagtgaTCGTGAGGAACATGAAGGAGCCAACAGAGACCTGTTTTGATGAGGCACAGAAAATCATTTACATGCACATGGAGAGAGATTCTTATCCACGCTTCCTCGAGTCAGAGTTCTACCAAACACTGAAGCACAGCCTCCAAAACAATGACAACAATTCAGCAGCAGGTGAAAGGGGCTGA